From the genome of Danio rerio strain Tuebingen ecotype United States chromosome 2, GRCz12tu, whole genome shotgun sequence, one region includes:
- the nop9 gene encoding nucleolar protein 9 isoform X2, with product MLEKMQAAGGQRSSKNDQRARKRPQQASSGAGQLKRERLDGTTVGYFRRVTERLNEGFTDPEEKEETPAEENPEEEHCGMLETQVQSLSRAVREKITEFCTDPYGSHVLRTLIHVLSGCRSVETTAPHAKKDRKSKSELMDFEIPTSFWWELKHLADCLMVNIKVCVSNQCAGVALQTLLTVCHRKRPILCRKLNKSIMGYLTSLSSAPGVSPLLVFLKDPSSSHLLQSVFSCSHDALLRNFYKKHLKTHMMTLALHPIANYTVQSLIAAAAGAGSRVLPKILDELLEGFEAVLAAGHMGVVVQMVESCVHCVEKQSEMMQRLLQAFHCSEPASLQLCCLPLFLSLLTHEVYYNTETAEGDTAAQPPQRPLSVSYHGSRLVQALCGFRDRSILMNSLHSLSSADLLSLGCDRSGSHALQALMTSGSDKGRAKILRKMQDMYVDLACSACGSRLLEAVWSSATVSQKQSIAEKLVPSESRLRSDQFARHIWAKFGLMNFLKRRSDWLEAQSGESRKRKMFSELLKD from the exons ATGTTGGAGAAGATGCAGGCTGCAGGAGGTCAGAGGAGCAGTAAGAATGATCAGAGGGCTCGTAAGCGCCCCCAGCAGGCCTCCAGCGGGGCGGGTCAGCTGAAGCGAGAGCGTCTGGACGGCACTACAGTGGGATACTTCAGACGCGTCACGGAGAGACTCAATGAGGGATTCACAGATCCAGAGGAgaaag aggAGACGCCAGCAGAGGAGAACCCTGAAGAGGAGCATTGTGGGATGCTGGAGACTCAGGTTCAGAGTTTGAGTCGAGCAGTACGAGAGAAAATCACAGAGTTCTGCACGGACCCGTACGGTTCACATGTGCTGCGGACGCTGATTCACGTGCTGAGTGGATGCCGGAGTGTAGAAACCACAGCTCCGCacg CCAAGAAGGACCGAAAGAGTAAGAGCGAGCTAATGGATTTTGAGATTCCCACATCGTTCTGGTGGGAGCTCAAGCATCTGGCCGACTGTCTGATGGTCAACATTAAAG tgtgtgtgtcgaACCAGTGTGCCGGCGTGGCTCTGCAGACTCTGCTGACGGTGTGTCACAGGAAGAGGCCCATTCTGTGCAGGAAGCTGAACAAGAGCATCATGGGATACCTGACATCTCTGAGCTCAGCTCCTGGAGTCAG TCCTCTGCTGGTGTTCCTGAAGGACCCGTCCAGCAGTCACCTCCTCCAGAGCGTCTTCAGCTGCTCCCATGATGCTCTGCTGCGAAACTTCTATAAGAAGCACCTGAAGACACACATGATGACTCTGGCTCTGCATCCCATCGCTAACTACACCGTGCAGAGCCTGATCGCAGCCGCAGCCGGAGCGGGGTCACGAGTG CTCCCGAAGATCCTGGATGAGCTGCTGGAGGGTTTCGAGGCGGTTCTGGCTGCGGGTCACATGGGTGTGGTGGTGCAGATGGTGGAGAGCTGCGTTCACTGTGTGGAGAAGCAGAGCGAGATGATGCAGCGCCTCCTGCAG GCCTTTCACTGCAGTGAGCCGGCGTCTCTGCAGCTCTGCTGTCTGCCGCTGTTCCTTTCTTTACTGACGCATGAGGTGTATTACAACACTGAGACAGCAGAGGGAGACACCGCAGCAcag CCTCCACAGCGCCCCCTATCGGTCAGCTATCATGGCTCCCGGCTGGTCCAGGCTCTGTGTGGGTTCAGAGATCGCTCCATCCTCATGAACAGCCTGCATTCGCTGAGCTCCGCTGATCTGCTTTCTCTGGGTTGCGATCGCTCCGGCAGCCATGCGTTACAGGCCCTGATGACCAGCGGCAGCGACAAGGGCAGAGCCAAGATTCTGCGCAAGATGCAG GACATGTATGTGGATCTGGCATGTTCAGCGTGTGGCAGTCGACTGCTGGAGGCCGTGTGGAGCAGCGCCACCGTCAGCCAGAAGCAGAGCATTGCAGAAAAACTGG TCCCCAGTGAGAGTCGTCTGAGGTCTGATCAGTTTGCACGACACATTTGGGCGAAATTCGGCCTAATGAACTTTCTGAAGAggcgatctgattggctggaggCACAGAGCGGAGAATCCAGGAAGAGGAAGATGTTCAGCGAATTACTGAAGGATTAA
- the nop9 gene encoding nucleolar protein 9 isoform X1, whose protein sequence is MLEKMQAAGGQRSSKNDQRARKRPQQASSGAGQLKRERLDGTTVGYFRRVTERLNEGFTDPEEKALFVENVLSEVKGKARLVALDMTGSVALERLLSLADAGQVAEMMSELGGEAGSEFRGVSCDQCGGHVMESALRQAHRWTEETPAEENPEEEHCGMLETQVQSLSRAVREKITEFCTDPYGSHVLRTLIHVLSGCRSVETTAPHAKKDRKSKSELMDFEIPTSFWWELKHLADCLMVNIKVCVSNQCAGVALQTLLTVCHRKRPILCRKLNKSIMGYLTSLSSAPGVSPLLVFLKDPSSSHLLQSVFSCSHDALLRNFYKKHLKTHMMTLALHPIANYTVQSLIAAAAGAGSRVLPKILDELLEGFEAVLAAGHMGVVVQMVESCVHCVEKQSEMMQRLLQAFHCSEPASLQLCCLPLFLSLLTHEVYYNTETAEGDTAAQPPQRPLSVSYHGSRLVQALCGFRDRSILMNSLHSLSSADLLSLGCDRSGSHALQALMTSGSDKGRAKILRKMQDMYVDLACSACGSRLLEAVWSSATVSQKQSIAEKLVPSESRLRSDQFARHIWAKFGLMNFLKRRSDWLEAQSGESRKRKMFSELLKD, encoded by the exons ATGTTGGAGAAGATGCAGGCTGCAGGAGGTCAGAGGAGCAGTAAGAATGATCAGAGGGCTCGTAAGCGCCCCCAGCAGGCCTCCAGCGGGGCGGGTCAGCTGAAGCGAGAGCGTCTGGACGGCACTACAGTGGGATACTTCAGACGCGTCACGGAGAGACTCAATGAGGGATTCACAGATCCAGAGGAgaaag CTCTGTTTGTGGAGAACGTGCTGTCGGAGGTAAAGGGTAAAGCGCGGCTCGTGGCTCTGGACATGACTGGAAGTGTGGCTCTGGAGCGGCTGCTCTCATTGGCCGATGCGGGTCAGGTGGCGGAGATGATGTCAGAGCTAGGTGGGGAGGCGGGGTCAGAGTTTAGGGGCGTGTCCTGTGATCAGTGCGGAGGTCATGTGATGGAGAGCGCGCTCAGACAAGCTCACCGCTGGACAG aggAGACGCCAGCAGAGGAGAACCCTGAAGAGGAGCATTGTGGGATGCTGGAGACTCAGGTTCAGAGTTTGAGTCGAGCAGTACGAGAGAAAATCACAGAGTTCTGCACGGACCCGTACGGTTCACATGTGCTGCGGACGCTGATTCACGTGCTGAGTGGATGCCGGAGTGTAGAAACCACAGCTCCGCacg CCAAGAAGGACCGAAAGAGTAAGAGCGAGCTAATGGATTTTGAGATTCCCACATCGTTCTGGTGGGAGCTCAAGCATCTGGCCGACTGTCTGATGGTCAACATTAAAG tgtgtgtgtcgaACCAGTGTGCCGGCGTGGCTCTGCAGACTCTGCTGACGGTGTGTCACAGGAAGAGGCCCATTCTGTGCAGGAAGCTGAACAAGAGCATCATGGGATACCTGACATCTCTGAGCTCAGCTCCTGGAGTCAG TCCTCTGCTGGTGTTCCTGAAGGACCCGTCCAGCAGTCACCTCCTCCAGAGCGTCTTCAGCTGCTCCCATGATGCTCTGCTGCGAAACTTCTATAAGAAGCACCTGAAGACACACATGATGACTCTGGCTCTGCATCCCATCGCTAACTACACCGTGCAGAGCCTGATCGCAGCCGCAGCCGGAGCGGGGTCACGAGTG CTCCCGAAGATCCTGGATGAGCTGCTGGAGGGTTTCGAGGCGGTTCTGGCTGCGGGTCACATGGGTGTGGTGGTGCAGATGGTGGAGAGCTGCGTTCACTGTGTGGAGAAGCAGAGCGAGATGATGCAGCGCCTCCTGCAG GCCTTTCACTGCAGTGAGCCGGCGTCTCTGCAGCTCTGCTGTCTGCCGCTGTTCCTTTCTTTACTGACGCATGAGGTGTATTACAACACTGAGACAGCAGAGGGAGACACCGCAGCAcag CCTCCACAGCGCCCCCTATCGGTCAGCTATCATGGCTCCCGGCTGGTCCAGGCTCTGTGTGGGTTCAGAGATCGCTCCATCCTCATGAACAGCCTGCATTCGCTGAGCTCCGCTGATCTGCTTTCTCTGGGTTGCGATCGCTCCGGCAGCCATGCGTTACAGGCCCTGATGACCAGCGGCAGCGACAAGGGCAGAGCCAAGATTCTGCGCAAGATGCAG GACATGTATGTGGATCTGGCATGTTCAGCGTGTGGCAGTCGACTGCTGGAGGCCGTGTGGAGCAGCGCCACCGTCAGCCAGAAGCAGAGCATTGCAGAAAAACTGG TCCCCAGTGAGAGTCGTCTGAGGTCTGATCAGTTTGCACGACACATTTGGGCGAAATTCGGCCTAATGAACTTTCTGAAGAggcgatctgattggctggaggCACAGAGCGGAGAATCCAGGAAGAGGAAGATGTTCAGCGAATTACTGAAGGATTAA